The Nitrospira sp. KM1 genome includes a window with the following:
- the rpmF gene encoding 50S ribosomal protein L32 produces the protein MPNPKHKHSRARRDKRRTQKLRITPPGMAVCPQCHELKLPHYTCLNCGTYKGKAVIQVEEV, from the coding sequence ATGCCAAATCCGAAACATAAACATTCCAGGGCCAGAAGAGACAAGCGGCGCACCCAGAAGCTGCGCATCACTCCGCCAGGGATGGCTGTGTGTCCGCAATGTCATGAATTGAAGCTTCCCCACTATACCTGTCTGAATTGCGGCACCTACAAAGGCAAGGCGGTCATCCAAGTCGAAGAAGTTTAG
- the plsX gene encoding phosphate acyltransferase PlsX, translated as MKIALDAMGGDHGPAPCIEGALQAAQEMNIDVILVGDEKILADECHRLGCTDGRLTIKHAPQVVEMHESPAAVARKKRNSSIWIATELVKSGDAGAVVSPGNTGASMVSSFFVLGLSKGVERPAIATSLPTLTGEAIMLDVGANVDCTAQHLTQFAIMGNEYGKHLFRKPNPRVGLLSIGEEDSKGNEVTKEAFKLLKNSALNFVGNVEGRDVYSGNADVVVCDGFIGNVALKISEGVADTIKKLLFKEISASFLGRLAYPLIAGPLLKLKRRIDYAEFGGAPLLGVNGITMICHGRSSAKAIKNAIRRAKGLAERRVHELIQRDIDEGLEQQEPPADPAS; from the coding sequence ATGAAAATTGCGCTTGATGCGATGGGTGGTGACCATGGGCCGGCCCCGTGCATCGAGGGTGCGCTCCAAGCCGCCCAAGAGATGAATATTGATGTCATTCTGGTCGGCGACGAGAAAATTCTTGCCGATGAATGCCACCGCCTCGGATGTACAGACGGACGGCTCACCATCAAGCATGCACCCCAAGTCGTGGAGATGCATGAATCTCCGGCTGCCGTGGCCCGAAAAAAGCGAAATTCGTCCATCTGGATTGCGACGGAACTGGTGAAAAGTGGCGATGCCGGCGCGGTCGTGAGTCCGGGCAATACCGGAGCCAGTATGGTCTCATCGTTTTTTGTGCTGGGCCTGAGCAAGGGTGTGGAGCGACCCGCCATTGCGACGAGCCTTCCCACCCTGACCGGCGAAGCCATCATGCTGGATGTCGGAGCCAATGTGGATTGTACGGCTCAGCACCTGACCCAGTTCGCTATCATGGGAAACGAATACGGCAAGCACCTGTTTCGGAAACCGAATCCGCGCGTGGGTTTATTGAGCATCGGCGAGGAGGACAGCAAGGGCAATGAGGTGACGAAGGAAGCGTTTAAATTATTGAAAAACAGCGCGTTGAACTTCGTCGGCAATGTCGAGGGCCGTGATGTGTACAGCGGCAACGCAGACGTGGTCGTCTGTGACGGATTCATCGGCAATGTCGCGCTCAAAATTTCTGAAGGCGTCGCCGATACGATCAAGAAGCTGCTGTTTAAGGAGATTTCTGCCTCTTTTCTGGGAAGGCTTGCCTATCCGCTCATCGCCGGGCCGCTTCTCAAACTCAAACGAAGGATCGACTACGCCGAATTCGGCGGTGCGCCGCTGCTCGGCGTCAACGGGATCACCATGATCTGTCACGGCCGCTCCTCCGCCAAGGCGATCAAGAACGCCATCCGGCGGGCCAAGGGATTGGCCGAACGGCGCGTCCATGAACTGATCCAACGAGATATCGACGAAGGTCTTGAGCAGCAAGAACCGCCGGCGGACCCGGCATCATGA
- a CDS encoding beta-ketoacyl-ACP synthase III, producing the protein MMKARISGTGSYVPPKVLTNTDLESMVATSDQWITERTGIRERRLAGVGEACSDLGVKASLQALRNANVRPIDLDLILLATCTGDYPLPATACLIQHRLGATRAAACDLSAACCGFVYALSVADAYVKTGMRHVLVIGAEVMSSIMDWTDRNTCILFGDGAGAAVVSASEGDRGILSTHLRSDGALHDLIAVPGGGSRQPLSDKVIAEKMHCIKMKGNETFKVAVRMLEEIARETLAANNYGVEDLDLYVPHQANMRILKAVADRLGLPSEKVMLNLDRYGNTSAASVPIALDEAVQQGRIKPGSLVMLGAFGAGLTWASALLRW; encoded by the coding sequence ATCATGAAGGCCAGGATCAGCGGCACCGGCTCATACGTTCCCCCAAAGGTACTGACCAATACCGATTTGGAGAGTATGGTCGCGACGTCGGACCAATGGATCACGGAGCGGACAGGGATTCGAGAGCGCCGTCTGGCGGGAGTCGGGGAGGCCTGTTCGGACCTTGGAGTCAAGGCCTCGCTGCAGGCATTGCGGAACGCCAATGTTCGCCCGATAGACCTGGATCTCATCCTCCTTGCCACCTGCACGGGAGATTACCCACTCCCCGCGACCGCCTGTCTCATTCAACATCGATTGGGTGCGACACGTGCCGCGGCCTGCGATCTGTCCGCCGCCTGCTGCGGATTTGTATATGCCCTGTCTGTCGCGGATGCCTATGTCAAAACGGGTATGCGCCACGTATTGGTGATCGGAGCCGAAGTAATGTCTTCGATCATGGATTGGACCGATCGAAATACATGCATCTTATTCGGCGACGGAGCGGGTGCGGCAGTCGTCAGTGCAAGTGAGGGGGACCGGGGCATCCTTTCCACGCACCTTCGCTCCGACGGGGCGCTGCATGATCTTATTGCCGTTCCGGGAGGCGGCTCTCGCCAGCCATTGTCGGACAAGGTCATTGCGGAGAAGATGCACTGTATCAAGATGAAAGGGAACGAAACCTTTAAAGTGGCAGTGAGGATGTTGGAAGAGATTGCCCGTGAAACGTTGGCCGCCAACAACTACGGCGTGGAGGATCTCGACCTCTATGTGCCGCATCAAGCGAATATGCGCATTCTCAAAGCGGTGGCCGACCGGCTCGGACTTCCGTCAGAAAAGGTCATGCTCAACCTCGATCGCTATGGAAATACTTCAGCGGCATCAGTCCCGATCGCCCTCGATGAGGCCGTCCAACAGGGCAGGATCAAGCCCGGATCACTCGTCATGCTCGGCGCGTTTGGTGCGGGACTCACATGGGCTTCGGCCTTGCTTCGATGGTAA
- the fabD gene encoding ACP S-malonyltransferase, whose translation MTSAIGLVFPGQGSQSVGMGKTLVDTHPSLQAVYNEASSVLGYDVAALCFEGPAERLNLTEFTQPALLVSSVAALRALDLRKAKPIAVAGHSLGEYSALVAAGGLAYRDAVSIVQKRGRYMSEAVAPGTGLVAALLGLSADMVRDVCREASPVGVVQAANFNSPGQIVIAGEKPAVERAIVLAKEKGCKKAIPLPVSVPVHTPLMQTAADRLAQDLAAIRWSDLSSPLINNAEAKRIEKAGEIQPSLVRQLPSSVLWEDSIKAMASMGVKHFIEVGPGTVLAGLIKRIVPEAVTLNVYDPKSLDATQTALEAAT comes from the coding sequence ATGACTTCAGCAATCGGGTTGGTCTTTCCGGGACAAGGGTCGCAATCTGTCGGCATGGGAAAGACTCTCGTGGACACCCACCCTTCGCTTCAAGCCGTGTATAACGAAGCGTCTTCCGTTCTCGGGTACGATGTTGCAGCCCTCTGTTTCGAAGGACCAGCGGAACGGCTGAATTTGACGGAATTTACTCAGCCGGCGTTGCTCGTGAGCAGCGTGGCAGCCTTGCGGGCGCTGGACCTGAGAAAGGCCAAACCAATAGCGGTGGCCGGCCACAGTCTGGGAGAGTATTCTGCCCTCGTGGCAGCCGGTGGACTTGCCTACCGTGATGCCGTCAGCATTGTTCAGAAACGTGGCAGGTATATGTCCGAAGCCGTGGCTCCGGGCACCGGACTCGTCGCTGCGCTCTTGGGGCTTTCAGCCGACATGGTCAGGGACGTGTGTCGTGAGGCGTCCCCGGTTGGAGTGGTCCAGGCGGCGAACTTCAACTCGCCTGGGCAAATCGTAATCGCAGGTGAGAAGCCGGCGGTGGAGCGGGCCATCGTACTGGCCAAGGAAAAAGGATGCAAAAAGGCCATTCCCCTTCCCGTGAGTGTGCCGGTACATACGCCGCTGATGCAGACGGCCGCCGACCGACTGGCGCAAGACCTCGCCGCGATCCGTTGGTCTGATCTCAGCAGTCCCTTGATCAACAATGCCGAAGCCAAACGGATTGAGAAGGCGGGAGAAATTCAACCGTCCCTCGTCCGGCAGCTTCCATCATCGGTTTTATGGGAGGATTCGATCAAGGCCATGGCGTCGATGGGTGTCAAACACTTCATCGAGGTGGGACCTGGTACAGTATTGGCTGGGTTGATCAAGCGAATCGTACCTGAGGCAGTCACACTCAACGTATATGATCCAAAGTCGCTGGACGCGACGCAGACCGCTTTGGAAGCAGCAACGTAA
- the fabG gene encoding 3-oxoacyl-[acyl-carrier-protein] reductase, whose protein sequence is MSLQGRVAIVTGAAQGIGRAIAETLAKAGADIVVADLDPARSQETVTAVEQAGRKALNIKVNVANAGDAKAMAEQVVTAWGKIDILVNNAGITRDGLLLRMKEEDWNLVLQVNLNGTFNCTKAVLQPMTKQRYGRIVNIASIVGAMGNVGQANYAASKAAVIGFSKTVAREYASRNVTVNAVAPGFIDTAMTQGLTAEVKEMLQKQIPLGRLGTPADIAAAVRFLVSEEAAYVTGHVLHVNGGMLMS, encoded by the coding sequence ATGTCATTACAGGGCCGTGTCGCAATCGTCACCGGTGCGGCGCAGGGAATTGGTCGCGCCATCGCAGAAACGCTGGCCAAGGCCGGCGCGGACATTGTGGTGGCCGATCTTGATCCAGCGCGATCGCAGGAAACGGTGACAGCAGTGGAACAGGCGGGGCGGAAGGCGCTCAATATCAAAGTCAACGTGGCGAATGCCGGGGATGCCAAGGCCATGGCCGAACAGGTTGTCACTGCCTGGGGGAAGATCGATATTCTCGTAAACAATGCGGGTATTACTCGCGACGGCCTGCTGCTCCGGATGAAAGAAGAGGACTGGAATCTTGTCCTACAGGTCAATTTGAACGGGACCTTCAATTGCACGAAGGCCGTCTTGCAGCCGATGACCAAACAGCGTTATGGTCGCATCGTCAATATCGCGTCGATTGTGGGAGCAATGGGCAATGTGGGGCAGGCGAATTACGCCGCCTCGAAGGCCGCTGTGATCGGCTTTAGTAAAACCGTCGCACGCGAATATGCCAGCCGAAATGTGACCGTGAACGCCGTGGCGCCTGGTTTTATCGATACGGCGATGACCCAAGGATTGACAGCCGAGGTCAAGGAGATGTTGCAGAAGCAGATTCCTCTGGGGCGACTAGGGACTCCTGCTGATATTGCCGCGGCGGTCAGATTTCTGGTATCCGAGGAGGCGGCGTATGTGACCGGGCATGTCCTGCACGTGAATGGAGGCATGTTGATGTCCTGA
- the acpP gene encoding acyl carrier protein, which produces MATVDERVKKIIAEQLGVEEDEVTSEASFVEDLGADSLDTVELVMALEEEFGIEIPDEDAEKILTVGKALDYIKEKA; this is translated from the coding sequence ATGGCGACGGTAGATGAACGGGTGAAGAAGATCATTGCAGAACAACTCGGCGTCGAAGAGGACGAAGTGACCAGCGAGGCCAGTTTTGTGGAGGATCTGGGTGCCGATTCCCTCGACACGGTCGAGTTGGTGATGGCGTTGGAGGAAGAATTCGGGATCGAAATCCCGGACGAGGATGCCGAAAAAATTCTTACGGTCGGCAAAGCACTCGATTACATCAAAGAAAAGGCATAA
- the fabF gene encoding beta-ketoacyl-ACP synthase II: protein MADRPSRRIVVTGVGLVTPLGTGVEKTWKAICAGESGIGRITKFDPTTYDAQIAGEVKDFDPAQFIEKKEIKKMDTFIHYAVGAAQLAVDDAGLKVLPEEATKVGVYIGSGIGGLGSIEHYHTVLKEKGPGRVSPFFIPMTIINLASGQVAIRLGAKGPNSCAVTACATGNHCIGDAYRLIQRGDADVMIAGGTEAAITTLGVAGFAASKALSFRNHEPTKASRPFDKDRDGFVLGEGAGVVVLEELEHARQRGARVYAELIGYGMNSDAYHITAPSEEGEGAVRCMELAIKDAGIGKDEVGYINAHGTSTMADAIETRAIKQVFGERAPRIPVSSTKSMTGHLLGAAGGIEAVFSVLALHHGILPPTINLDHPDPECDLDYIPHQARQVAIRIALSNSFGFGGVNACLLFRRAP, encoded by the coding sequence ATGGCGGACCGGCCTTCTAGACGTATCGTTGTGACTGGAGTAGGACTTGTCACTCCGCTCGGCACTGGTGTGGAGAAAACGTGGAAGGCGATCTGTGCCGGGGAATCCGGAATCGGCCGCATCACGAAGTTCGACCCGACCACATACGATGCGCAGATCGCCGGGGAAGTGAAGGATTTCGATCCGGCGCAGTTCATTGAGAAAAAAGAAATCAAGAAAATGGACACCTTCATCCATTACGCCGTAGGCGCTGCGCAACTGGCGGTGGATGATGCCGGTCTGAAAGTGCTTCCCGAGGAGGCCACGAAGGTTGGGGTGTATATCGGATCCGGAATCGGTGGTCTCGGGTCTATCGAGCATTATCATACTGTCCTGAAAGAAAAGGGGCCGGGGCGTGTCTCCCCGTTTTTCATTCCGATGACCATCATCAACCTGGCATCGGGTCAAGTGGCGATCAGGTTGGGAGCGAAAGGTCCGAATTCGTGCGCCGTCACCGCATGCGCGACCGGCAACCACTGCATCGGAGATGCCTATCGATTGATTCAGAGGGGCGATGCCGACGTGATGATCGCCGGAGGAACCGAAGCAGCCATTACGACGCTCGGTGTAGCCGGCTTTGCGGCGTCAAAAGCGCTGTCGTTCAGGAACCACGAACCGACGAAAGCGAGCCGGCCGTTCGACAAGGACCGCGATGGATTTGTCCTCGGAGAGGGCGCGGGAGTAGTCGTCTTAGAAGAATTGGAACACGCCCGCCAGCGAGGTGCCCGGGTCTATGCTGAATTGATCGGCTACGGCATGAACAGCGACGCGTATCATATCACGGCACCGTCCGAAGAAGGGGAGGGGGCGGTTCGCTGCATGGAATTAGCCATCAAGGATGCCGGTATCGGAAAAGACGAGGTCGGCTATATTAACGCCCATGGCACCTCGACAATGGCTGATGCGATCGAGACTCGCGCGATCAAACAGGTGTTTGGAGAGAGAGCGCCGCGCATTCCTGTCAGTTCGACCAAGTCCATGACCGGGCACCTTCTTGGCGCAGCCGGCGGCATCGAAGCGGTCTTTAGCGTATTGGCCTTGCACCATGGCATCCTCCCTCCAACCATCAACCTCGACCACCCCGACCCCGAATGCGATCTGGATTATATTCC